Proteins encoded in a region of the Vicia villosa cultivar HV-30 ecotype Madison, WI linkage group LG5, Vvil1.0, whole genome shotgun sequence genome:
- the LOC131606793 gene encoding uncharacterized protein LOC131606793, with translation MLPNNQSVDSLQKNDSLPKNYRRKIWMMGDGIPAGRRFRRHVQFVEPRKSRLRVRRSYEVIAEVAMEFQGCSRVFVDKSDLINLDLSDTTEKIISEYICYIMTGLVALVWT, from the exons ATGCTACCAAATAATCAATCAGTTGATTCACTCCAAAAGAATGATTCACTCCCAAAGAATTATCGGCGAAAAATATGGATGATGGGTGACGGGATTCCGGCTGGGAGACGTTTCCGACGGCACGTTCAGTTTGTGGAGCCGCGGAAGTCGAGATTGAGAGTGCGGCGGAGCTATGAGGTAATCGCGGAGGTCGCGATGGAGTTTCAAGGTTGTTCTCGTGTTTTCGTCGACAAATCCG ATCTCATCAACCTTGATCTCTCAGACACCACCGAGAAAATCATCTCTGAATACATATG TTACATTATGACAGGATTGGTGGCTCTGGTTTGGACGTGA